One Pectobacterium colocasium DNA segment encodes these proteins:
- a CDS encoding amino acid permease, translated as MDDQQTDGTLKRGLKNRHIQLIALGGAVGTGLFLGIAQTIKMAGPSVLLGYAIGGLIAFLIMRQLGEMVVEEPVAGSFSHFAYKYWGDFAGFASGWNYWVLYVLVAMAELSAVGIYVQYWWPDIPTWVSAAVFFLLINAINLANVKVYGEMEFWFAIIKVAAIIGMIVFGGWLLLSGTGGPEATVTNLWAQGGFFPNGVLGLVMAMAVIMFSFGGLELVGITAAEADDPEKSIPRATNQVIYRILIFYIGSLAILLSLYPWGKVVEGGSPFVMIFHELNSNVVATVLNIVVLTAALSVYNSCVYCNSRMLFGLAKQGNGPKVLKTVDRRGVPVVAIGISALATALCVLINYLIPGKAFELLMALVVSALVINWAMISLAHLKFRAQKDKEGTVTKFKALFYPLGNYLCLLFLAGILVIMFLTPGIQISVLLIPVWLVILGVGYFIKKKNQAK; from the coding sequence ATGGATGATCAACAAACAGACGGCACGCTAAAACGTGGTTTGAAAAACCGTCATATTCAGTTGATTGCCTTGGGTGGCGCGGTAGGTACTGGCCTCTTTCTTGGTATTGCGCAAACAATCAAAATGGCTGGGCCATCGGTTCTGCTAGGCTATGCGATTGGCGGGCTGATCGCGTTTCTCATTATGCGCCAGTTGGGCGAAATGGTGGTTGAAGAGCCGGTAGCCGGATCGTTCAGCCACTTTGCTTATAAATACTGGGGCGATTTCGCGGGATTCGCATCAGGATGGAACTACTGGGTGCTGTATGTTCTGGTCGCCATGGCCGAACTCAGCGCCGTAGGAATTTACGTCCAGTACTGGTGGCCAGACATTCCAACCTGGGTGTCCGCTGCCGTGTTCTTCCTGCTGATTAACGCCATCAATCTGGCAAACGTCAAAGTCTACGGTGAGATGGAGTTCTGGTTTGCCATCATCAAAGTCGCCGCGATTATTGGCATGATCGTCTTCGGTGGCTGGCTGTTGCTCAGCGGTACAGGCGGGCCAGAGGCCACCGTGACCAACCTCTGGGCGCAGGGCGGATTCTTCCCGAACGGCGTGCTCGGTCTGGTGATGGCGATGGCCGTTATCATGTTCTCATTTGGCGGGCTGGAACTGGTGGGGATCACCGCAGCAGAAGCGGATGACCCAGAGAAAAGCATTCCACGCGCGACCAATCAGGTAATCTACCGCATCCTGATTTTCTACATCGGTTCGCTCGCTATCCTGCTGTCGCTTTACCCATGGGGCAAGGTTGTAGAAGGCGGTAGCCCGTTCGTGATGATCTTCCATGAACTGAACAGTAACGTCGTGGCGACGGTGCTGAATATCGTAGTACTGACCGCCGCGCTGTCCGTTTACAACAGCTGTGTGTACTGCAATAGCCGTATGCTGTTCGGTCTGGCGAAACAGGGTAATGGGCCGAAAGTACTGAAAACTGTCGATCGTCGCGGTGTGCCAGTTGTTGCTATCGGGATCTCCGCGTTGGCGACAGCACTGTGCGTGCTGATTAACTACCTTATTCCAGGTAAAGCCTTCGAACTGCTGATGGCGCTGGTTGTGTCCGCTCTTGTGATTAACTGGGCGATGATCAGTCTGGCGCACCTGAAGTTCCGTGCACAAAAGGACAAAGAAGGTACGGTGACCAAGTTTAAGGCGCTGTTTTACCCATTGGGTAACTACCTCTGCCTGCTGTTCCTGGCCGGCATACTGGTCATTATGTTCCTGACGCCGGGCATTCAGATTTCCGTTCTACTGATTCCCGTCTGGCTGGTTATTCTGGGCGTGGGCTACTTTATCAAAAAGAAAAATCAGGCGAAGTAA
- the ampE gene encoding beta-lactamase regulator AmpE, producing the protein MTLFTLLLTLAWERLFKQGEHWQIDHRLEVVFRHVPSPSLFQTLFLTLCSMGIVAGLLWLTSGILFGLISLLLWIVISLMCIGAGDIRQHYRRYLQAAQRGEADASREMAAELALIHGLPVGTGESEQLKELQNALLWINFRFYLAPLFWFIAAGPYGPIALMGYAFLRARQTWLARHHTPLERAQSGVDSLLHWLDWIPVRLAGAAYALLGHGEKALPAWFASLGDFRSSQYWVLTQLAQFSLAREPHIEPVETPKAAVTLAKKVTLVLVVVVAILTIYGALV; encoded by the coding sequence ATGACGCTGTTTACACTGTTGCTTACGCTGGCCTGGGAGCGCTTGTTCAAACAGGGGGAACACTGGCAGATCGATCATCGGCTTGAGGTCGTATTCCGGCACGTTCCATCCCCGTCTTTATTTCAAACGCTGTTTCTGACGTTGTGCAGTATGGGCATCGTGGCTGGCCTGCTGTGGCTCACCAGCGGCATTCTGTTCGGCTTGATTTCTCTTCTGCTGTGGATTGTTATCAGCCTGATGTGTATTGGCGCAGGCGATATTCGCCAGCACTATCGACGCTATTTACAGGCAGCGCAGCGTGGCGAGGCGGATGCCAGCCGGGAAATGGCGGCGGAACTGGCGTTGATTCACGGTCTGCCCGTTGGCACGGGGGAAAGCGAGCAGTTGAAAGAACTGCAAAACGCGCTGCTGTGGATAAATTTCCGCTTTTATTTGGCCCCATTGTTCTGGTTCATCGCGGCTGGGCCATATGGGCCGATTGCGCTGATGGGATATGCATTTTTACGTGCCAGACAGACCTGGCTTGCTCGCCATCACACCCCGTTGGAACGTGCGCAATCTGGTGTGGATAGCTTGCTGCATTGGCTTGACTGGATTCCTGTGCGTTTGGCTGGTGCCGCTTACGCTTTGCTGGGGCACGGTGAAAAAGCGCTGCCTGCCTGGTTCGCTTCGCTGGGGGATTTTCGCAGTTCGCAATATTGGGTACTCACTCAACTGGCGCAATTTTCTCTGGCGCGTGAACCTCATATTGAGCCTGTCGAAACGCCCAAAGCCGCCGTGACGCTGGCTAAAAAGGTGACGTTGGTGCTGGTAGTGGTGGTCGCGATTCTGACGATATACGGTGCGCTGGTGTGA
- the ampD gene encoding 1,6-anhydro-N-acetylmuramyl-L-alanine amidase AmpD, with protein MLLENGWLSDITHTPSPHYDGRPNNEVPSLLVIHNISLPPGEFGGPYIDQLFTATLDPTAHPYFADISHLRVAAHCLIRRDGQITQYVSFDQRAWHAGASVFEGRERCNDFSIGIELEGTDTLPFTLEQYHSLVAITRLLMRTYPITLSRITGHSDIAPGRKTDPGPAFDWDGYHRQLQEHWTETKGA; from the coding sequence ATGCTTTTGGAAAATGGCTGGTTATCTGACATTACACACACGCCTTCACCGCATTATGATGGTCGCCCGAATAATGAGGTGCCTTCCTTACTGGTGATCCACAATATCAGTTTGCCGCCCGGTGAGTTTGGTGGTCCCTATATTGATCAACTGTTTACGGCGACGTTAGATCCCACCGCGCATCCCTATTTCGCCGATATTTCCCATCTACGTGTTGCGGCGCACTGCCTGATACGCCGTGACGGACAAATCACACAATATGTGTCGTTCGATCAGCGCGCCTGGCACGCTGGTGCTTCGGTGTTTGAAGGCCGCGAACGCTGTAATGATTTTTCTATTGGTATTGAGCTGGAAGGGACGGATACGCTGCCTTTTACCCTGGAGCAATATCACTCGCTGGTGGCGATTACACGTCTATTAATGCGGACTTACCCCATCACGCTATCGCGCATTACCGGACATAGCGACATCGCTCCGGGCCGTAAAACCGATCCCGGCCCAGCATTTGACTGGGACGGCTATCATCGTCAGCTACAAGAACATTGGACAGAAACAAAGGGAGCCTAG
- the nadC gene encoding carboxylating nicotinate-nucleotide diphosphorylase → MSTRRYSQEQRQQALLARIAQDIPASVQLALREDLGGIVDANQDITALLLPDNETVSARIITREAGIFCGARWLEEVFSQLGDTTTITWHVVDGDAIVPNQTLCDITGPAKQLLTGERTALNFLQTLSGVATEVSRYVAVLQGTHTRLLDTRKTLPGLRTALKYAVSCGGGDNHRLGLSDAFLIKENHIIAAGSIKNAVEKAQSLRGDVPVEVEVESLDELQQALEAGADIIMLDNFSLDNIREAVNITQSRALLEISGNVTLDTLRGYAETGVDYISVGALTKHVQALDLSMRFI, encoded by the coding sequence ATGTCAACGCGTCGCTACAGTCAGGAACAACGCCAACAGGCCTTGCTCGCTCGTATTGCACAAGATATCCCCGCCAGTGTGCAACTGGCATTGCGTGAAGATTTAGGTGGCATCGTCGATGCTAATCAAGACATTACCGCACTTCTGTTACCCGATAACGAGACCGTCAGCGCACGCATTATCACGCGTGAAGCGGGTATATTCTGCGGTGCGCGCTGGCTTGAGGAAGTCTTTTCTCAATTGGGCGACACGACAACCATTACCTGGCACGTCGTCGACGGCGACGCTATCGTCCCCAACCAAACGCTGTGTGACATTACGGGGCCAGCCAAACAGCTTCTGACTGGCGAACGCACGGCACTGAATTTCCTGCAAACGCTGTCTGGCGTCGCAACGGAAGTCAGCCGCTATGTCGCGGTATTGCAGGGAACACACACCCGATTGCTGGACACCCGCAAAACGCTGCCGGGGCTGCGCACCGCGCTGAAATACGCCGTCTCATGCGGCGGCGGCGACAACCATCGGCTCGGCCTATCCGATGCGTTCCTGATCAAGGAAAACCATATCATCGCTGCTGGCTCCATCAAAAATGCAGTAGAAAAAGCCCAGTCTCTGCGCGGTGATGTCCCGGTAGAGGTTGAGGTCGAATCGCTGGATGAGTTACAGCAGGCGCTGGAAGCGGGTGCTGATATCATCATGCTGGATAATTTCAGTCTGGATAACATCCGGGAAGCCGTTAACATCACACAAAGCCGCGCACTGCTGGAGATATCCGGTAATGTCACCCTCGACACGCTGCGTGGCTATGCAGAAACCGGCGTGGACTATATCTCGGTGGGAGCATTGACCAAGCACGTGCAGGCACTCGATTTATCCATGCGCTTTATCTAA
- the ppdD gene encoding prepilin peptidase-dependent pilin — protein MTTQQGFTLIELMIVIAIVAILSAIGVPAYQGYLQKAALTDMLQTMVSYKTPVDLCGLENAGFTACNAGNQGIPGSKSSRYVSAVSVAQGVITLTGQSTLQGLRVILTPTWDTETGASRWTKNCATDGGAESLQSACQDVFRFDNTAG, from the coding sequence ATGACAACACAACAAGGATTCACACTGATTGAGCTGATGATCGTCATTGCGATCGTCGCCATCCTCAGCGCGATTGGCGTCCCCGCCTATCAAGGCTATCTGCAAAAAGCAGCGCTGACGGACATGCTGCAAACCATGGTGTCTTACAAAACACCGGTCGATCTCTGCGGTCTGGAAAATGCCGGCTTTACGGCCTGCAACGCAGGTAACCAGGGCATTCCTGGGAGCAAATCCTCACGCTATGTCAGCGCCGTTAGCGTCGCCCAAGGGGTGATTACGCTCACCGGACAATCCACTCTGCAAGGGCTGCGCGTTATTCTGACGCCAACGTGGGATACCGAAACTGGCGCTTCACGCTGGACGAAAAACTGCGCCACAGATGGCGGCGCAGAGAGCCTGCAATCCGCCTGCCAGGACGTTTTCCGTTTCGATAACACAGCAGGTTAA
- the gspE gene encoding type II secretion system protein GspE has product MTDSSFSSEHTLSELQTLCRRYQALLLSLDDQTLSVAVTMSPSEEMIAALRFASNRRIMVEQWPQARMEQQLNPVNAVAEPAETYHASTYHNFSTHNSSSGQQDHGDDSPVAQFIHQTLRLAVQRRASDIHFEPLPDSYRVRLRIDGVLQAISAPPPELTNRITARLKIMGKLNIAERRLPQDGQFSLMLDQQAYSLRIATLPVQQGEKVVLRILQTHQQELVLDKLGLTAKALQQVINVLSASQGMLLVTGPTGSGKTVTLYSAIRWLNECSRNICSVEDPVEIPLQGINQTAINPKAELGFGRVLRALLRQDPDVIMIGEIRDVETAEIAVKAAQTGHLVMSTLHTNSAVETLTRLSHLGIPGYLLAAALKLIIAQRLVRRLCPHCKTLGEPILSLPNDVWQGPLHHWQARGCSHCFSGYYGRVAIYELLPITPDFQSALAGNASAGELSALARHSGFPTLLAAGLERVNDGLTSLAEVYRVVGDEYAMNQEVQCG; this is encoded by the coding sequence ATGACAGACTCATCCTTCTCCTCCGAGCATACGCTCAGCGAGCTACAGACGCTGTGCCGACGTTATCAGGCATTATTGCTTAGTCTTGATGACCAAACGCTGTCGGTCGCCGTCACAATGTCTCCTTCCGAGGAGATGATTGCCGCGCTGCGTTTCGCCAGCAATCGCCGCATTATGGTGGAGCAATGGCCACAGGCCAGAATGGAACAGCAGCTTAACCCCGTGAACGCCGTTGCCGAGCCAGCAGAAACCTACCATGCCAGCACTTATCACAATTTCAGTACTCATAACAGCAGCAGCGGGCAGCAGGATCATGGCGACGACTCCCCCGTGGCACAATTTATCCATCAAACACTGCGTCTCGCCGTTCAACGGCGCGCCTCTGATATTCACTTTGAACCGTTACCGGACAGCTATCGCGTGCGGCTACGCATTGATGGCGTGCTACAAGCCATCTCCGCCCCACCTCCTGAACTGACAAACCGTATTACCGCGCGGCTAAAAATCATGGGCAAGTTGAACATCGCCGAACGGCGGTTACCGCAAGATGGCCAGTTCAGCCTGATGCTGGATCAACAAGCCTACTCGTTGCGTATCGCTACGCTCCCTGTGCAGCAGGGAGAAAAAGTCGTGTTGCGTATTTTGCAAACACACCAGCAGGAGCTGGTGCTGGATAAACTCGGGCTTACCGCAAAAGCATTACAGCAGGTGATTAACGTACTGAGCGCCTCACAGGGGATGCTGTTAGTCACGGGTCCGACAGGCAGTGGAAAAACCGTCACGCTTTACAGCGCGATACGCTGGCTGAACGAGTGCAGCCGCAATATCTGTAGCGTAGAAGATCCCGTCGAGATCCCTTTGCAGGGCATCAACCAAACGGCAATCAATCCTAAAGCCGAGTTGGGGTTTGGCCGAGTATTACGTGCGCTGCTGCGACAGGATCCAGACGTGATTATGATCGGCGAAATCCGCGATGTCGAAACCGCAGAAATTGCAGTAAAAGCGGCACAAACCGGCCATCTGGTCATGTCCACATTGCATACCAATTCTGCCGTAGAAACGCTGACCCGCCTCAGTCATCTGGGCATCCCCGGTTATCTGTTAGCCGCGGCATTAAAACTCATCATCGCACAACGCCTTGTACGTCGGTTATGCCCGCACTGCAAAACGCTGGGAGAGCCGATCCTTTCACTGCCAAACGACGTATGGCAAGGGCCACTGCACCATTGGCAAGCCCGCGGCTGTAGCCACTGTTTCTCTGGCTACTATGGTCGAGTCGCGATCTATGAATTACTGCCCATCACGCCGGATTTTCAGTCAGCGTTAGCAGGCAACGCCAGCGCAGGGGAATTATCGGCACTGGCTCGCCATTCTGGTTTCCCAACGTTGCTGGCCGCAGGGCTTGAACGGGTCAATGACGGCCTAACCTCACTCGCTGAAGTTTATCGTGTTGTGGGCGATGAGTACGCCATGAATCAGGAGGTACAATGCGGCTAG
- the hofC gene encoding protein transport protein HofC, with protein sequence MRLARLYHWQAITSEGEFIDGELISTQRQHAYASLITQGYQPLIVKAGHYLSSRYWKREQLGELIKQLAALLQAGLPLLDALKLVSEQHERPGWRCVLRDIRTRVAQGNSFSEALQEYPHIFPVLYRSLIAVGELTGKLDVCCLQLAQQQEKQSRLQQKVIKALRYPCFVLAIAVLVSMMMLTLVLPEFATLYSSFDTPLPWFTRQLLSLSEVITSYGLIGLLSLSSLIAGYVRLRQKRPLWKTREQEWLLKLPIVSSLLRGKSLNQIFNILAMTQQAGLTLTEGLDAAATIRHPLYQDAIQQMQAQLHQGTSLYHATQHHATLFPAPCPQLIRVGEETGALDAIFMQLAEWHEGRVQQQADMLTQTLEPLLMMVVGGMVGALVVGMYLPIFQLGNVLAGA encoded by the coding sequence ATGCGGCTAGCGCGTTTATATCACTGGCAGGCTATTACGTCCGAAGGTGAGTTTATCGATGGCGAACTCATTAGCACACAACGCCAGCATGCCTATGCAAGCCTGATAACCCAAGGCTACCAGCCGCTCATCGTAAAGGCAGGCCATTATCTGTCGAGCCGCTATTGGAAGCGCGAACAGCTAGGCGAGTTAATCAAACAGCTTGCAGCCCTGCTACAAGCCGGATTGCCGCTGCTGGACGCCCTAAAACTGGTATCGGAACAACATGAGCGCCCCGGTTGGCGCTGTGTATTACGGGATATCCGAACCCGTGTTGCGCAGGGAAATTCGTTCTCTGAGGCGTTACAGGAATACCCGCATATCTTTCCCGTTCTGTATCGTTCCCTTATTGCCGTCGGCGAGTTGACCGGGAAGCTGGACGTGTGCTGCCTACAGTTGGCGCAACAGCAAGAGAAGCAGTCCAGACTGCAACAGAAAGTCATCAAAGCACTACGCTATCCCTGCTTTGTTTTGGCAATCGCTGTGCTGGTCAGCATGATGATGTTAACACTGGTTCTACCCGAATTCGCGACGCTCTACTCCTCATTTGATACACCGTTACCGTGGTTTACTCGACAGTTGCTTTCTCTGTCAGAAGTCATCACAAGCTACGGATTAATTGGGTTGCTTTCTCTTAGTAGCCTGATCGCGGGATATGTCCGTTTAAGGCAGAAAAGACCCTTATGGAAAACCAGAGAACAAGAATGGCTGCTGAAGCTTCCCATCGTATCCAGTCTGTTACGTGGTAAGTCGCTGAACCAGATATTCAATATTCTCGCTATGACACAACAGGCCGGTTTGACGCTGACTGAAGGGCTGGATGCCGCCGCGACAATCCGTCATCCACTTTATCAGGATGCGATTCAACAGATGCAGGCGCAGCTGCATCAGGGCACATCGCTATATCATGCCACACAGCATCACGCCACGTTGTTCCCTGCACCCTGTCCACAGTTGATTCGGGTTGGGGAAGAAACCGGAGCGCTGGATGCGATCTTTATGCAACTGGCAGAATGGCATGAAGGACGGGTACAACAGCAGGCCGATATGCTGACCCAAACGCTGGAACCACTGCTGATGATGGTCGTAGGGGGAATGGTTGGGGCGCTGGTGGTTGGCATGTATTTGCCTATCTTCCAACTGGGGAATGTATTGGCCGGAGCTTGA
- a CDS encoding GMP reductase, with product MRIEEDLKLGFKDVLIRPKRSTLKSRSDVELERQFTFLHAGGNWSGVPIIAANMDTVGTFSMAEALASFDVLTAVHKHYSVEQWSQFVQRVPASVLRHVMVSTGTSDADFIKLKQILALSSELKFICIDVANGYSEHFVTFLQKAREACPDKVICAGNVVTGEMVEELILSGADIVKVGIGPGSVCTTRVKTGVGYPQLSAVIECADAAHGLGGQIVSDGGCAMPGDVAKAFGGGADFVMLGGMLAGHDECEGTIVEENGEKMMLFYGMSSASAMERHVGGVAEYRAAEGKTVKLPLRGPVDNTVRDILGGLRSACTYVGASRLKELTKRTTFIRVAEQENRIFNG from the coding sequence ATGCGTATTGAAGAAGATTTAAAGTTAGGCTTTAAAGACGTTCTCATCCGGCCAAAGCGTTCGACGCTGAAAAGCCGCTCCGACGTTGAACTGGAACGTCAATTCACCTTCCTCCATGCCGGGGGCAACTGGTCCGGTGTACCAATTATCGCAGCTAATATGGACACTGTGGGTACGTTTAGCATGGCGGAAGCACTGGCCTCTTTTGATGTTCTGACTGCCGTTCATAAACACTATTCTGTCGAGCAATGGTCCCAGTTCGTGCAACGCGTACCGGCATCGGTGCTGCGTCATGTTATGGTCTCGACCGGGACGTCTGACGCTGACTTCATCAAGTTAAAGCAGATTCTGGCACTGTCATCCGAGCTGAAATTTATCTGTATTGATGTGGCAAATGGCTACTCTGAACACTTTGTGACCTTCCTGCAAAAAGCGCGTGAGGCTTGCCCAGACAAGGTTATCTGTGCAGGAAACGTCGTGACCGGCGAAATGGTGGAAGAACTGATCCTCTCCGGCGCTGACATCGTGAAAGTTGGTATTGGCCCCGGTTCTGTCTGTACGACGCGCGTTAAAACAGGGGTTGGCTATCCTCAACTTTCCGCAGTGATTGAATGCGCCGATGCGGCACATGGTCTTGGTGGACAAATCGTGAGCGATGGCGGCTGCGCCATGCCGGGCGATGTCGCGAAAGCATTTGGCGGCGGAGCCGATTTCGTCATGTTGGGCGGTATGCTGGCAGGGCACGATGAATGTGAAGGCACCATCGTCGAAGAAAACGGCGAGAAAATGATGTTGTTTTACGGCATGAGCTCTGCGTCCGCGATGGAGCGCCATGTTGGCGGCGTAGCGGAGTACCGGGCTGCGGAAGGAAAAACCGTGAAATTGCCCCTGCGCGGTCCGGTAGACAATACCGTGCGCGATATTCTTGGCGGCCTGCGTTCTGCCTGTACCTATGTTGGTGCATCCCGTTTGAAAGAGCTGACGAAGCGTACGACGTTTATCCGCGTGGCTGAGCAGGAAAACCGTATTTTCAACGGGTAG
- the coaE gene encoding dephospho-CoA kinase (Dephospho-CoA kinase (CoaE) performs the final step in coenzyme A biosynthesis.), whose amino-acid sequence MTYIVALTGGIGSGKSTVADEFAKLGATIVDADIIARQVVEPGKPALDAIRLRFGDAILNIDGSLNRTALRQRIFSSPEEKQWLNNLLHPLIHQETQAQFQAASAPYILWVVPLLVENGLQQRAQRILVVDVDRETQLERTLARDSISRQQAENILAAQATREQRLAYADDIIDNSRCPSELASQVAGLHRHYLELAASAADRMTKNE is encoded by the coding sequence ATGACATACATCGTAGCCTTAACGGGCGGTATCGGCAGCGGCAAAAGTACCGTAGCCGATGAATTTGCCAAATTAGGGGCCACTATCGTTGACGCGGATATCATCGCGCGTCAGGTAGTCGAGCCTGGGAAACCCGCGCTGGATGCCATCAGGCTCCGGTTTGGCGACGCTATACTCAATATCGATGGTTCATTGAATCGCACCGCACTACGCCAACGGATTTTTTCCTCGCCAGAGGAGAAACAGTGGCTGAATAATTTACTCCATCCGTTGATCCATCAGGAAACACAGGCCCAGTTTCAGGCGGCATCCGCACCGTATATTCTATGGGTCGTCCCCCTGCTGGTGGAGAACGGTTTACAACAGCGAGCGCAGCGTATTCTGGTCGTTGATGTAGACAGAGAGACACAGCTTGAACGCACGCTGGCTCGCGATAGCATCAGTCGGCAGCAAGCAGAAAACATACTGGCAGCACAGGCAACCCGAGAACAGCGCCTGGCTTATGCCGATGATATTATTGACAACAGTCGATGCCCAAGCGAGCTGGCGTCACAGGTTGCGGGATTACACCGCCATTACCTTGAGCTAGCCGCCTCCGCAGCCGACAGGATGACTAAGAATGAGTGA
- the zapD gene encoding cell division protein ZapD codes for MSDASSTILFEYPLNEKTRTWLRIESLLQQLHQNHCLTDMGSALTFFRAIAELLDVLERGDVRTELLKELERQQQKLLQWSDVPGVDMERIHTLRRQLKDLASTLMAAPRMGQFLREDRLIGMVRQRLGIPGGCCSFDLPTLHSWLHQPQELREKLVSGWLGSLSPLKHALDMILELIRHSGTFRPQISLNGFFQDNASDADLLRLRLEQAHQLYPQISGHKTRYAIRFLPLDSENGHIPPRLTFELACC; via the coding sequence ATGAGTGACGCTTCCTCAACCATTTTATTCGAATACCCGCTGAACGAAAAAACACGTACCTGGTTGCGTATCGAATCATTATTGCAGCAGCTGCATCAAAACCACTGCCTGACCGATATGGGAAGCGCGCTGACATTTTTTCGTGCTATCGCCGAGCTGCTTGATGTGCTGGAACGTGGAGATGTGCGTACCGAACTGCTGAAGGAACTAGAGCGACAACAGCAAAAACTGCTGCAATGGAGTGATGTGCCGGGCGTAGACATGGAACGCATCCATACGTTGAGACGCCAGTTGAAAGATCTGGCCAGCACGCTGATGGCGGCACCGCGGATGGGGCAATTCTTACGGGAAGATCGCCTGATTGGCATGGTACGCCAGCGGCTCGGTATTCCCGGCGGGTGTTGCAGTTTCGACTTACCGACGCTGCATAGCTGGTTGCATCAGCCCCAGGAACTTCGTGAGAAGCTGGTTTCTGGCTGGCTTGGTTCGCTATCTCCGCTTAAACACGCGTTGGATATGATCCTGGAACTGATCCGCCACTCCGGTACGTTTCGCCCGCAAATCAGCCTGAATGGTTTCTTTCAAGACAATGCTTCCGATGCCGATCTGCTGCGCTTGCGTCTTGAACAGGCACATCAGCTCTACCCGCAAATATCTGGCCATAAAACACGCTATGCCATCCGTTTTCTACCATTAGATAGCGAAAACGGCCACATTCCTCCTCGTTTAACCTTTGAGCTGGCCTGCTGCTAA
- the yacG gene encoding DNA gyrase inhibitor YacG, translated as MTTEITTVKCPTCKQAVVWDETSLYRPFCSKRCQLIDLGEWADEEKRIPSDDMVSDSEDWSETR; from the coding sequence ATGACAACAGAAATTACGACGGTGAAGTGCCCAACCTGCAAACAGGCGGTCGTCTGGGATGAAACCAGCCTCTATCGCCCGTTTTGCAGTAAGCGTTGTCAGCTCATCGATTTAGGTGAATGGGCTGATGAAGAAAAGCGCATCCCCAGTGATGATATGGTTTCTGATAGTGAAGACTGGAGCGAAACGCGGTAA
- the mutT gene encoding 8-oxo-dGTP diphosphatase MutT, whose protein sequence is MTQKQLSVAVGIIRNAEQQYFIARRPDGVHMAGMWEFPGGKIEEGETPAQALIRELCEETGIDAVALQPLNDKTFSTPERIITLHFFLVETWQGEPYGREGQESRWVSVEELREEEFPPANAEMIRWLKSF, encoded by the coding sequence ATGACGCAAAAACAGTTATCCGTCGCGGTAGGCATCATTCGCAATGCGGAACAGCAATACTTCATTGCTCGTCGCCCAGATGGCGTTCACATGGCAGGGATGTGGGAATTTCCCGGCGGTAAAATTGAAGAGGGAGAAACGCCAGCACAGGCGCTGATTCGTGAACTGTGTGAAGAAACGGGCATCGATGCTGTCGCGCTCCAACCGCTAAACGACAAAACATTTTCTACGCCAGAAAGAATCATTACGCTTCATTTCTTCCTGGTTGAAACATGGCAGGGGGAACCCTATGGTCGGGAAGGGCAGGAATCTCGCTGGGTGAGCGTAGAAGAATTACGTGAGGAAGAATTTCCGCCAGCGAATGCGGAGATGATCCGCTGGCTGAAATCGTTTTAA